One Candidatus Nanopelagicales bacterium DNA window includes the following coding sequences:
- a CDS encoding acyltransferase has translation MSPDSGQRLMVTEGTSRPDPRRSYYKALDGVRGLAVAGVLLFHTDGRWLSGGYIGVDVFFVLSGLLMVTVLLDPDVDRLRTSFRAFWLRRARRLGPTLVVVVLAVVLVEAYRPGRSSELSVEVLAALFYMTNWLAIARDTSYFQEWLEPSPLLQTWSLGIEEQFYLGLPLILWLLLRLRARRLVLSGLLGALGAISAAWAWHERSDPMRAYFGTDTRIQALLLGAALGGLVTRVGMVRPGPARPSVQIAGWLAAAGLLATMGWARPWYSDLSVITLTIAAVLAAVLIWALLDSSSSLLARLFSARVLVWVGGISYALYLWHWPVFLLDPGTGRRRPRCADVGHHGVGDTRVVHHPVDRGADALGRLLSDACVASVVHLRLSDGGGDRCRPWDRTVATWCSSARLAVAQRRGPAREDRIVRRLHRVHGAGCFSTGPVPVGRIQSRDPAGMRPAQQSAAARGS, from the coding sequence GTGTCCCCCGACTCCGGCCAGCGATTAATGGTCACGGAGGGCACGTCGCGACCCGATCCGCGGCGTTCTTACTACAAGGCACTCGACGGTGTGCGCGGTCTCGCAGTCGCCGGTGTTCTGCTGTTCCACACCGATGGGCGTTGGCTCAGCGGTGGATACATCGGTGTGGACGTGTTCTTCGTCCTCTCAGGACTGTTGATGGTCACAGTGTTGCTGGACCCCGACGTCGACCGGCTCAGGACCAGTTTCCGGGCGTTCTGGCTGAGGCGAGCACGTCGTCTCGGGCCCACCTTGGTCGTCGTCGTGCTTGCGGTGGTCCTGGTCGAGGCATATCGACCCGGCAGGTCGTCGGAACTGTCTGTCGAGGTGCTCGCGGCGCTGTTCTATATGACCAACTGGCTTGCGATCGCCCGTGACACGTCGTATTTCCAGGAGTGGCTGGAGCCCTCGCCGCTCCTGCAGACCTGGTCACTGGGCATCGAGGAACAGTTCTACCTGGGTCTGCCGCTGATCCTGTGGTTGCTCCTACGACTGCGGGCCAGGAGGCTGGTCCTCAGTGGGTTGCTGGGCGCGCTTGGGGCAATCAGCGCCGCATGGGCCTGGCATGAGCGCTCGGATCCCATGCGAGCGTACTTCGGCACGGACACCCGCATCCAAGCACTGCTGCTGGGGGCTGCCCTGGGTGGGCTGGTCACTCGTGTGGGGATGGTGAGACCTGGTCCAGCACGGCCGTCCGTACAGATCGCGGGCTGGCTCGCTGCGGCGGGATTGCTCGCGACGATGGGGTGGGCTCGCCCGTGGTACAGCGATTTGTCTGTCATCACACTCACTATCGCGGCTGTGCTGGCGGCGGTTCTGATCTGGGCACTCCTGGACAGTTCATCGAGTCTGTTGGCGCGCCTGTTCAGTGCCCGGGTACTGGTGTGGGTCGGAGGGATCTCGTACGCCCTGTACCTATGGCATTGGCCCGTGTTCCTGCTGGATCCAGGGACGGGTAGACGCCGGCCTCGGTGCGCAGATGTGGGCCATCACGGTGTCGGTGATACTCGCGTGGTGCACCACCCGGTGGATCGAGGGGCCGATGCGCTGGGGCGCCTTCTCTCGGATGCCTGCGTGGCGTCAGTGGTTCATCTACGCCTCAGCGATGGCGGTGGTGATCGTTGCCGCCCTTGGGACCGGACGGTCGCCACGTGGTGCTCCTCCGCCCGACTCGCAGTGGCCCAGCGCCGAGGCCCTGCCCGCGAAGATCGCATTGTTCGGCGACTCCACCGCGTACACGGTGCAGGCTGCTTTTCCACGGGACCGGTACCCGTCGGTCGGATTCAGAGCAGAGACCCCGCTGGGATGCGGCCTGCGCAGCAGAGTGCTGCAGCGCGCGGATCTTGA
- a CDS encoding SGNH hydrolase domain-containing protein gives MQAAFPRDRYPSVGFRAETPLGCGLRSRVLQRADLDAAKPECDGWQDRWADVVQEEAPRATILMESVWEMYDVVRSGVSAPPGSSEYQQTVTSAIREAIEVIRPPQGGPVYLVGVPCHGATHEFYAPTLNDPVRQQHLNAILQEVSRSTPDVHFIDLTPLTCRDGDPVTEVNGTALRTDGVHWTDAGAEYFWWFILRAVTDS, from the coding sequence GTGCAGGCTGCTTTTCCACGGGACCGGTACCCGTCGGTCGGATTCAGAGCAGAGACCCCGCTGGGATGCGGCCTGCGCAGCAGAGTGCTGCAGCGCGCGGATCTTGACGCGGCGAAACCGGAGTGTGACGGCTGGCAAGACCGCTGGGCGGATGTGGTGCAGGAAGAGGCGCCGCGGGCAACGATCCTCATGGAGAGTGTCTGGGAGATGTACGACGTTGTGCGATCTGGTGTCTCCGCGCCGCCCGGCTCCTCGGAGTACCAGCAGACGGTGACGTCGGCGATCCGCGAGGCGATCGAGGTGATCCGGCCCCCACAGGGCGGACCGGTCTACCTCGTAGGGGTACCCTGCCACGGCGCGACACACGAGTTCTACGCGCCCACCTTGAACGATCCCGTCCGACAGCAGCACCTGAACGCCATCTTGCAGGAAGTGTCGCGGAGCACACCCGATGTCCACTTCATCGACCTGACCCCTCTGACCTGCCGTGACGGGGATCCGGTCACAGAGGTAAACGGGACTGCGTTGCGGACCGACGGTGTCCACTGGACGGATGCTGGGGCCGAGTACTTCTGGTGGTTCATCCTTCGCGCAGTCACGGATTCGTAG